The DNA sequence GTGACTGATGTATTCTGAGTCTGGTCGTGGATAGGAGAGAAAACCTTTCAAATACAGTCCCTCTACAATACTCTCTGTTTTACTTGAGTCAAATTTCCAGGCGCTTGCTGCAAAACTTTGTAATGCAGACAAGGTAAATAGTTGTGGAGCTGATTTCTGATGTTTTTCTACCTCAACTGAAGAAATAATAGAGGTGGCTGATAATCCCCTTGAAGAGGCTAAAATAGCTTCACTATCTTTAGTTTTATCTTTGGTAGTAAAGAATACCCCATTTTCCTTATCCTCCAGCTGAAGTTTCCAATATTTTTCTGGAGTAAAGTTGCGAATCTCTAAATCATTCTCACAAACTAGTCTGACCGCTGGTGTTTGAACTCGACCAACCGATAGATGGCTACCTTTTGTTCGAGGGAGTTGTCCTCTTGCTTGAAGATCAATCGTTGCAAGAGGTGATAAGTTCATTCCTACCAACCAATCACTTTGTGCACGTGCTTCAGCTTCTAAATAGTAATTGTAGGTTTCTGAAGGTTCCTTTAATTCCTGAAAAGCTTTTTGAAGAGCTTTCTTCGTCATGGAGCTTGCCCAAAGCCGTTTCCAAATTTTCTCCTTGCCTCCTGGTATGTGCGATAAAATAGAGTACGCAATCCGCTCTCCTTCTCTATCAGCATCCGTCCCAATAATCACTTGATCCGCTGCTACCACTTCATCATAGATTCTCTTAAATTTTTCTCTGGAACCCTTGTCCTCTTTCAGATGTTGCTTAAATGAAACATTTGTAAGAGGTAATTTATCAAGTGACCAGTTGTCTGGTTCGCTGTATTCAAATAGGTGCCCTTCAGCAGCCACCACATGTACTTCAGCTGGAAAATAGAGTGACTGCCTGATGGCATAGACACCTTTCTTTTTACTAAATTCTCCCAAAGCTGTAGCATAAGCTTCTGCCTGTTTCTCTTTTTCAGCCAGAATAACTATAACCATATCATTCTCCTTCTACTTCATTTTCTGTCATTGTAAGCTATAATTAAAAAATATTTTGTAAAGGGACATTGACACAGAATAGAACGAGTTGGTATCAAAAAACAGCACATAAAGTTATATAACTTTTTACACAAAAAAGAGGCTCACAAAGAGCACTCTTTCTAGACTTTAAGCCCCTTATTTGGGCTTTGGATAAAATTTTGATTTTGTACCACCTGTCTGTTTAACTGGTAAGGCTTTGTATGTTGTTCAACACTTTTTACAATCTTAGATACTGTTCCATGAATCCGTTTCATAGATTGCGCTAGTTGTTGATCGTCAAGAGAGGTCAAATTATCAGTCCAAATTGCCATATAGCGAATGGCTTTCTCAGAGGTATCTAACCCAAAATGCTTAGAAACGAGATAACTTGTCATCTCAGCTTCAAGTTCTCTACGATCTTTTGAGACATCCTCCTTATACGAGTTAGCAAGTTTAGGATTATGTAGACTAGCATGCGCCAACTCATGAATGGTTGTTGCAACGACTTCTCCAGGAGTATTATCTGGATTCAAAAGTATTTTTTGTTCATCTGGATAAAAAGCTCCCTTCGCACTCCTCAACTCTTTTGCATCGTCTTGATAGATGGTTACACCGATACTATTTGCATAATCGGAAAGTCCTTCTAGCACTTCTTTAGTACGAACATGATCCATATTAAAATCATAATGACGATTTGGCATCGCTTTTGGATAAAATTCAGGCTTCAAGGTTGTTTGAGACAACTCAAATACCTTATACGTAGCGAATTTAGCTAAGCCAGTATTTGAATCTCTTTCATGGAAAAAGCGAGATTTCAATTTTCCTTCCTTCTTCAAAGCCTTTTCTTCAGGTGTCGCTTCAGAAAGTCTTTTATATTTTGGATTTCCTTTTCCATTTTTCACCTGATTCCCATTTTCATCCAATACAGGAATCATTTCAACCATCATAGGTCTAAACAAGGTAATATGCGATTTTTCTCCTGTCTTAACCGAAAGATTGTTATGAACAACTTCTCTTGTTCGACCTGTTTTTTTATTGGTATAGGTATTTCTAGTTTCAAATACCTGATCTGAAGTAATTCCAAGAACTTCCCCCATCGATTGCCATTGATTATAGGTTGCGACTGCATTCGCTCCTGGCCACTGTTCCTGAATCAAAGCGACATTTCTAGGTGAGAGTTCTGGAAACTTACTCATAAAATTCAGATACTCTTCTAACCGTTCTGGCGTTTCTGTGTACTCTCTCACTTTTTGAAAAGCAACCTCACTCAATTCATGAGGCGTTAAAGCAGCATAATCAATACTACTTGAATTTACTTCAGGAGTCTCCAAATCCGAAATAGGTTCCTCTTTCAGAATCTCCTCTACACGCTGAAGCAAATTAGTTTTAGTTTCTTGCTTAGAAGATTGAAAAGCTACCGTTTTTCTAGTGTCAGGAGTTTGACCTTCTCCTTCTTCTATCAATCGAGATGATTCATTTGCTTCCTGGGAAATTTCCTTATTCACCACTCTATTTTCCAGCTGAGAAAGAATTTCTTCATCCATCGATGCTAGTTCAGATTGACCGTTGAGTCGACGATAGCCTAACCCTAGCATTTGAGAAATTGGTGTAGTCTCATCTCCAATATCATAACGAATTCCCTCCTTAATCACTTCACCACCTGGAGCATAGACATCAAACTTAATTTTGGTAGGAGGGATATAGTCTTCAGTATTGCCTGCAGTTACTTGTTTCATTCCTTCTTGATGAATTGGATAAAAGTCCTGATTGGCCTTATATAGCTCCCTAGCGAAATCTTGATAAGATATCAGCTCTGTCTCTTTAAATGGCAATTTCGGCCCATCTGGGCGATCCTCAGACCATTGGAGACGTACATGGTAGTTTTCCTTATAAATATGGTCTTGTTGCCATTCTTTATAAAAATCTGAATTTGTATCTAGGAGATGATCTTCTCCAGCTGCTGTGACAATCTGATCAAATTCATCATTGTATTTCTTCGCATAGTCAAGATATTGATTCCAGGCTTGATGAAATTCGTCTGGCGTTTTTGAGATATCACTAGGCACACCTAAATTATAGACAGTATCTAAGACTTGAGTAAAGGTAGCTGAATCAAGTGAGGTTTTATTCAGTGTATTCTCTGGAGCTGGTGGTTCAGGTTCTTCAGAAACCTCCTCATACTGTTTATTTTTTAAGACAGATAACATTTCCTCGCCACCATCTTTAACATATTCCTCATTAATTGACAGTTGCTCAATGTGACCATCTCTTTCTCTATAGACACCGAGAATTGTGCCAGTATCTATATCTTCCAGTTGCTTACTTAAATCACCCTTCACTCTCATTAAAGATGCAGGGACATGAGTAAATTCCTTTTCTTTGAATAACAATAACAAATCAGTATCTTCTGGTCTAATTGCTTTTGAAAGATCCAGATTATTAAATTTCTTTACAGATGAAAGATCGTTAAACACAAAGGAGTCTGACTCTATCACCTCAGGTAATAAGTTCAAAACTTTTAGTTTATCCGACATTCCCTGCGCAAATTTTAAATCTTTGAAATGCCCTTTTCCAGCTGCAACATCTTCAACAAATGACTCAGACAAATGTTCTACCCACTCATTATATACAGGTGTTACTCCAGTTAAGTGCATCCAATTTTTCTTGTCAAATTTAACATTTAGAATTTGGAATTGCTTTTCTTCTGGATTCTTATAAACATAATGGATACTTGTCCCTGACATTTCTTTTAGATACCATTGAGCCGAGTCTCTCATTGCGTTTGCGTATAAATTTAACGTCCGCATGTTTTTTCTGAATATTTTATTTGACATTCGATCCTCATCGATGGTAAAATGAAGATGAACATTGGCAGGAAAATCAGGTTGAGAATTTTTCTCAACGGGCTGCGGTGCTGTCCCTGGAGTTTCCACTCCTAAAAAACTGGAATTGCGATTCAATAGTTCGCCCCCAGTGTTATTAGAAAGCTCTTGATTTTGATCATGAGCTTTTTTTGTAATCTCGTTTAAAAACTCTTCATCTTCTTTCAATCCACTATTGAAAGTCCAGTAATCTAGTTCAAAATAATTCGACTTTTTCAAGAAGTTCTCTAAGTCGTCAAAAACGTAGTTTTCTCGCAGTAACGCTTTATTTTCATCAAAAAGAGACTCCCAATCTTTAACAACAATGTATTTTAAACTATCATAACCCATTTGAGTAGCTAGAAACTCCGTTTTACCTGGTTCTGAATGGTATTTAAAAACAATATTATCTTCTTTCTGGCTAAGTGAACCATATTGGCGATAGCCAAACTGACCATCCTCAAATAAATAGAATTCAAGCTCACCGTCGCTTTGATAAACACGCCAATAATCGCTGTATAGCTCATCTTGTTTTAGAACAATCACTGGTCTAACTGGCTCCACTTCTTCTGAATCCTCCATTATCTTAATAGGATGAGTCTCAAGACGTGACATCAAGTTATCCAATAATTCTCGATTTAAAACCACTTCTCCCTCTTGTTCTTCCAAATAGTGGAACAATGTGTTTGGTGTTGTCACAAAACCATGGGCAAAGTCTCTTGTTCCCGATTCAATCAATGGATACTCCAGCATTCGCTCAACCGATTGTGATAGATTATCAAGGGTTCTTTCACCAAAATAAACGCCGAAACTGTCACTTGAGAGGCTTTCTATCTGCTTGTTGGTACTGTAGGCTGCTATAGCAAGTTCACCAATAAATCGGGTTGAAATATCTACTCCCAAAGTTCTCTGATGAGGTTTCAATGCTTGATACAAGGAATCTTGCTCAGGAGTCCCTTTTTTCTTGTATAAATCAATCGTTTGATCATCAATAGAGGTCAAAAGTGAATGAATGGGAGACAACACTTCCATTTTTTTATCGCTGAGATATTTTGTAGGATGGCTATTTCCTAACTTTGCAAAGACATCATACAGATAGAAATCTGGTGCAAATTCGATTGATAATTCTCCAGATTGAATCCGATTATTTAAACTCTTTGTTAATGCTTCATTTTCCCGTTTTACCTCTTCATAGCTCATCAATCTTCCAGCATTCTCCTCTGTAGTGGTAATAGATTCTTGATTATCTGGAGTTTGTTTTTCTTCAACCGTCTTATCTATACTAGTCGAATCAATGACGACTGTTTTTTTATTTTCTATCGAAAATGTGAGATTGTCCCAATTTTTTTCTAACCACCCTGCTTCGCCTTGATTTTTTTCAATAGGCTCTGGTTGTGGTGAGATTGATTTTTCCTGATTCGAGGGCGTTAATCCTACATTTTCTTGCCTTTGTTTGGCAAGTAATTCATCCACCTTCAGTCTTTCCTCATCTGTTTTCGGATGATACTTGATTTGTGAAGATAATTGAAACTCTCCTTCTTCAGTCAACTCCAGAGCAACTCTTCGTAACCCTTTTACAAAATACGTATTTGGTTGTTTTTGCCACTGGTTCACTAGCCCCTTATCAATTAAGGCTTGAGTTGCTGGTTGAATGCTCGTTTTACCCATTTGTTCAGATATGGCCTCAAGTCTAGTCAACTCTTCTTGATAGCGTTTGAGAGTAGCTTTGGTAAAGAACGACTCCCCACGTTTAGCCTTTTCTAACTCTTCACGGATTCTAGGTATATTTTGAACACTCATCTCCAGACCACTTCCCTGACGATTCAACCCCATTTCTTTCAAATGTTGTTGGTGCTCCAGGCGCTCTACTCGCTCTTCCTGTTGCCTAATCTCATCCATCTTTGAGAAGACTTGACCTTCTATTTGTTCTTGCCTACGCATAAAGCTAGCACCGCCTCGCTTATCATTCATAGGTTGCCCATTTGTCACTGCTTGGTGGGAATAAGCTCTTGAAATGGCCTCGTCTTGTTCACCCCTTAGTCTTTCCAATTTTCGACGTGCCTGGGCAAGACGACTGTTGTCAGGCTTTTCTTCCTGTTGATTCTTGAGAACATCATTCCAGTCCGTTTTATCTTGCCCTGGTCTTAGTTCTGGTAGATCCGAATTGATAACGGCTCCTTTTGCTTCCAATTCTTGAATGAATGTTCTACCTGCTTTATCATTATCTAAAGCTAGGGTGATTAAATCCGCATTTTTCCCATCTTCAAAAAAGTGATGATCAATAGCCACTTGAAGTCCATCTGCCATTTGTTCAGGTGTCCATCTTAGTGGTTGTCCTGAAATTTCAGCTTGAATTTGAGATAAATGACGGCCAATAGTCGATTCTTTCAAACCATCCATAGAAACTAATCTGACGTCCTGAAGACTATCTTTGTGCAATTCATAGTAGGACATTAAATCAATTGGACTCTCAGTAAAAATCAATCGTTTTGGACTGCCAATATCGACATGAATACCTGTCATAGGATCGGAGTTTTTCATAATCACTTTAGCATATCCATGTTTTGGCCACTTCTCCCAATTCTCCTGGATTCCTTGTAAAGAGGCTCCAACAACTTCACCTGAAGAAGAAAGGGATTTGAATACAATAACTGGCTCAATCGTATTTGTCGTAACTCCAGCAGTGCCTTCCGCAAAGTAGTCAAGTTTGGCGTTAGCTTGAGCTAAAACACCCTGTTCCAAAAAATAATCAATCGTTTCATCTGATAGACCACGTTGATTTCGTAAGTAGTCTCGTCCAGCTGATAACGGCTTCTCGTATTTCTCAAGATAGTATTTAAAATCTTCTTGAGGTCTTTCAACCATTTGAAATTCTTTAAATTTTCCATCGTTTAGAAAATCTACAGCTTGGTTAAATCCTACTTCCTTTATTGTCTCAACCAAAGAAATCACACCTCCACCTGTGTTTCTAGAAAACCATTTCCATAAATTTTTATCAGGTGAAATAACTAGGCTATCATGTTCTTTCCATCGATAGTCTCGTCCAGATCGAACCAGCTCCATCTGGAGCTCGTTTGCAACATCCAAAATATCTCTAGAACGTGCAAATTCAACACGTTCTCTACGAGTTTTCCCACGTCTTGATTCTTGTTCTGTCATATAAAATCTCCTTAAAATCCTTCATACTGTGGTTTATACGGCTCTTTCTCTGCTTGTAGAAACGTTTCTGGATCTAAGTGAACCAATTCCCCTACTGAAAAAGATTCAAATAGCTCAGAATTTTCCTTAAAATCTAGAACCATTTCTAAATCAGAATTTCTTCCTTGACCCTCAAAATGCACTTGCTTGTTATCAGCATTCATTGCCGTAATTAACCATTCAGCTGAGAAATCAAAGTCTTCAACTGCAACATCTGGAAATAATAGCTTCATTTTTCTTCTCCTTTCTCTTTTTATCCTTCTATTCTATTCAATAACCAAAAAATCCCAGTTAAAGGGACAATATAATTCCATTTTTCAACAAAAAAAGTCATTGCTTTTACAATGACTCTTATATACTGTGCCCCTTCTCCTCCAGATCTTGTCTCTCATCACTTCTCTCACGTTCCATGAGGGCTTTTTTATTTGCACGTTGGGCCCTTTGAAGAGAATTGGTCAAATTTCTCATAAAATCTGTATTGATGATTGCTTTACCTTGCGATTGTTGGACGTTTTTTCTTTGCAGATTCTTCCTTTCTTGCATTTTATGTGAAACAGCTTGAGCCAACTGACTTTTCTGATTACTTTCCTCCTCCGGCAATAATTTTTGATAGAGTGATTTGAGTTCAGAAAATCCTTTCGCATTCTCCTGTTTTAATTTTTTAATAGTCACTTGATCAGTCGTTTGTGAAATTTCTTTGTTTCGACTGTAAATCTGATGTTTCAGCTGAAAAATTGAGATATGGGTCTGTAGCTCTTCTATGTAGCTATCTTTCGTAACAGGATAGCCCTTTAGAATAGTCAGCACTCCTTCATCTTGAAGAGGTTGAACTGCCGCTAATTCTCCCTTCAAACGTTTGATAGGTGCTTGAATTGCTAATGAATCAGCCTTTTCTACTGAAAATGAAACACTATCTTCTAACTGGTTAGCAAGAGATTGTTTTAGAGATTGGTCTGCTTCACCTAGTTTATAATTTGGAGTCAGTTGCAATTCAGTCAGCTTCAGTCTTTGAAGAATCTCCTGCTTTTTCAATTCAACAAATGGCTTATCGGTTTCAAGTGGTTGAATTTGATCAAAAAGAGTTTTACGAACTAATAAACTACTCTGTTTTTCCTCCAATAAGCTCAATTTTAAAGCATAGCGGAATGTTCCTAACTCATTCCGCTCTCTTAATGATCGATCACTTTTCTTTTTAGCCGCTTCTACAAGATCTTTCAAATCAGCTGAAGAAAATAGCGACAAGTCTCTTAAACTAAGTTGCTTCTCCAGTAAGTCTTCTTTCATTTGACTCACATCATAAACTAATTCCCTAACATATTCAGGACGTCCCAAACCTGTTCCGTGTTTATCATAAGCAGTATAGACTGGTTTTGTGATTTCAATAGGTTTTGCTCCATCTTTCAAATCATAACCCAGTTTTTTCCAGGCATCTAGTGTTTTGATGACACTTGCGTTAGGATCCTGGGCTAAAATTAATTTTTGATTCTTTACTGAGAAATTGGCCAAATTTTTTTCCAGCCGAACGTCAGCTATTTCAGGAGCATTCTCACGAAATAGGTGCAAGATCTTATTTGCTAGTCGTTCTCTCAATTCCTTCTCTCGACTCGCTATTAATTGCTGCAGATGATAGCCTGCAGCCTCCTGTTGTGTTTTCTCAACACGACCATCAAGTTTCCGAATCTTTTCGTAGGTTGATTTTTTTCCAGCCGAATAAGCTCCTCTATAGGTTTCTAGGAAGTCCTTCGTTTCTTTCAGGAATTCTTGATAGAGCTCTTTCCCATCATTTTCTAAATAGGAATCCAGATAGCGATCAATGAAGAATTTACTGACTGCAAAATCTCTTGCATTTGAGCCATAGCGCCATTTTTTATCCATAGGCAAATGGTTGTAAGCCTGCTCCAAAAAATTTTTTTCAGCCGAAGAACGAACCTTCTGATCTCTAAATACAGAATTGATCAACTCACTTCTGATATTCGCCAAGATTTGTTCTCGTCGAACAATTATTCCTCTAGTCTGTTCATTCAACAGACCATGAAAAACATCACTTTTAAAACGCTCAATGGTTTTCTGGGAAAAGTTACCTCTATATTCCATTCTTCCACGAGGTCGATAGAAAAATTTATCTCTTGCAGATTCAACTTCAGATAAACCAAAATGCACATGAATATTGTCCGTGTTCAAGTGAATGTTAGCCCACCAAAATGATGAATCAGATAAGCCTTCTTTTTCAATCAACCTTGGCAATGCTTCACGTATGACAGACTTGATAGCTTGCTGATCGACTTTCCCAGTTTCCAGATCATATAATCCCTCCTTAGCCAAAAAATCATTATCAAAAGAGATAACACCCTGCCATAGAAGAGAGCCATTTTGATAAGCCTGTTCTAACTTACTTTTCAATTCAGTTACTTTGCTACGCTGCAAGTAATTGGCCTCTTTTGTAAAAATAGCTGTCATCTCTTCATTTTGATTTTCAGTAGCATAAGAGCGATTCATATAATTGATGTATTCCTGGAAATTAAGTTTTGTTTCTGGAACCTCAGCTTGGATTTTTTGTAGTTCATCTTCAGTTAGAGATTCAATATTTTGTCTGTGTGTTTCTAAATTTAATTCATTATCAACCTCAACAGCTTCGTCTCTATTGGTGTAGTCTACAAAGCCACTATTTGCTTCAGTGTATTGCAGCATGAAAGTAATACTTGGACTAGAAGATACGTTCATTATTTTCCTCTCTTTGAATTAAAATAATCCATTTTTCCTTAAAAGAGCGTAGTCTTTTAATAACGGTTGTAATTCTTCAGGTTCAACTTGAAAATCATTAATCCACCGTCCTGATTGAGAAATATGTAATTCTTTTTGCTCTTCAACAAATTGCATGGGTATCAATAAAATATTTGGTTTTTCTAACTCTGAACCACTTTCTCGTTCTAAAAAGGCGACAATAAAATCTTGATTCCCTTTTGTCCTAAATTGCCAGTGATGGGAGTTCCCATTTTTCCTTTTATATAATGAGCTATATTTTACATCAATCGTTAGACCATCTAGCCAAAAATCATATACTGGATTATTTTTCTTGAAATACTTATTCGCATCCGTTGCATCTGGAACATACTTTTGAAAAAGCTCCTCGGCCATTCCCCCGAGTTTAGCTGTCCTAGAACCATATTGAATTTTATCTTGAATTTTCAGGCAACCGCTCTTAATCAATTTCAAATGAGCTATATGAGTAGGCAGCCCTGACTGTCTCACCGCTTCATGAAAATCTCCTGTTTCTAAATAGATCTTAACAACATCTACCATTTACTATACCTCAATGAGAATGTTTAATTGTTTGACCACGTGCAACATCTTCTTGAATAACATCGTTAATCCGTGCCATTAATTCATGCTGTGTAGGATCCAGTCGTGAATGAATAGATTCCAAATCTTGAACATCAAAATCATCTTTCGTAATAGCATGAAAGTTGGTTAGTGTTAAATAGAGAATTTGATCAAGTTGACGATGAATTGCCTTGTTGTCATTTCCAGAATCAAAGGCATCCCCCAAATTTTTTTCCAGCTGAGTCAGTCGCTCATAGAAATTTTTTCCTTCTCCTAATTCAATAAAGAGTTTATAAAAAACTTCAATCAAAGTGACAAGCGTTGCTGAATTATTTCGATATTGTTTCTGCAAAGCAGACGATTCTTTCAAGTAGGATTTTATTTCCTTAAATTTTTCATGTGTTTCTTCGCTAAAATATAAGCTAAGTCTTGGATTCATTTTTCCCTCCTCAATTTTTCTGAGATGATCCTGTCAAATAATTGATTTTATATCCTGGTTGAATATTAAAGATATATACATCAAATGAGATCTCATCATCTTCAATGCTCTGTGCTTCCATACGAACTCCTCTAGCAACTAATTCCACATTTCTAAATATAGGAGTTACTCGATAGCGAACATGGTGGTTCGTATTTTTTATGTAGTTAGCAATTTTATTTTCATAGTAAACCATTGATAATTGTTCGTCTTCAAAATTTGCATTTAAAGCACGTGTACCTGTAAATAAATTTTTAGCATTCGCATTCTCTCCACTTAATTGAAAACCGATTAAGTGAGAACGATTATATAAATAATCTTCTTTCCCGTTGAAAATTATTTTTTTATTTTTCCATCCTGTGGGTGTGATAGACGAAATAGATTCTCTATCTTCAGTTGGCATCAAATCTTTTCCCAACATCGCTTCAGCAATTCCTACACGATTTAAAAAATCTAGATCAGAATATTTTTCCCAGCTGCCACTTTCTAAACTCAATTCGCTTTTTGTAAATTGTGATTTTTCATTGACGATAATCACTTGATTTTTTCCGTCATACTCCTTCGATTTCAAATCATCATTTTTCAGAGTAGAATTCAAATTTGAGTTGGGATTTTTTTCTTCAGCTGAATCGGCTATATTCAATTGATTCGGGATATCATTTTGTGTCAAGCCAGATTTGATAGCATTAAAATTGTTGGGTTGTACGATAAAGATGGCAAGAAAAATGAGAATGATGAACAGAGATTTATTCTTCTTCATTTTCAAACACCACCTGACCGTCGTTCAGCTTCAAGTGCAGATACATCATCCATAAAATGTAACCAATTTGTGGTTAGTTCATTTACAATATCTTGTTTAACATTTAAAGCAGAAAGAGAAATTTCATTCTTCAACATCAATTCTAAAATCTGACTTTGTTGTTTTTTGATATCGGACAATGTTTCCGAAAATTGATTATCGTACAAATTCAATCCGTCATTCATTACGATATTTTGAACTTGCGACAACATAAATTCATTAAAGCTTGGATAGTTATATTTTTTTGAAATAGCCTGAAGTTGTTCAAACATATCGTCGGGAACATTTCGAATTAAAAAATTTTTAGTCATCACTTTCCACCTCTCCTTCATACTCTAACCAGCGTGAAATATGATCACCATAGCAATCCATTTTTTCTTCAAATTCAGATAGTATCCTTGTCTGTTTTTTCATTTGTTCCAGAACATGGTCAGAAGCTAATTTCATATTTTCTAAATGAGCCACATACAAATCTTGAGCACGATTAAATTTTCCGTACTCAATTTTTTCACGACAGATTGAGAGCAGAAAATCATTTAATGATTTGGCTTTATTTTTTTTTGCAAGAGCTTTTAGATAGCTAACCTCTTCCTGTGTTAATCCTCTAATGAGAAGGTTCATCTGTATCCTCCATCTTATTATTTATTGTCCTAAAAGCAGGACTTCTTTTTTCTTTTGTCGAAGCAAAAGCAAAAAGAAGCAAAAAAGAAAACTTCAACCTCGCAACATCACGAACCGATTCGGTTCTATTTTTGCGGTTTTTCAACACACTAACACACACAGAGGGACTAAGGTCCTTTTTAGGTGTGTTGTGGTAGAAAAGAGCATAAGGGAAACTGATATCACGTGCCGTGATATGTTGATAGTATCAACGTTTCCAATGATATCAATTTTCTCGGTTTCACCTACTTACACACACATGCTATACTTACCTTTACACACTTTATAGGTGTTATACTTACACTGTATTTCTTCTTTACATACTTTTACTTACACCGTTTTTGACTTCGTTTAGAAGTTCAAAACTCAAAGATTAAGACTGATCTTCAGCTGGAAAGTTTCCTTCTTCACGATTTTTCTTCGCTGCTAAACGTTGTTCTTTTTCATCTTCTTTGATGAGGTTTAATTCCATTTTTAACTCTTCAAAAATTGATTCATACGACTGATTTTTATTTTTCTTCAATTGAATTTGAACATAAATTTTACCAATTTGTTTTTGAAGATTCTCTTCTGCTTCTTTACGTTCCTGTTCCAAAAGGGCAACTCTTTTCTTTGCCTCTTCTAGTTGATTATCAATTTTTTTTAAATCATTTTTGGCCATGATTACTTCTCCTTTTTTCTAATTTCGTATTTCTTATTTCCTTAATTTATTTCCTGCAAAGCTGGTAATTTTTTCTTTTATAATTTGGAAGTTGCTCCACAAATCGCCATCTAATTTTTTCAA is a window from the Streptococcus oralis genome containing:
- a CDS encoding type IA DNA topoisomerase is translated as MVIVILAEKEKQAEAYATALGEFSKKKGVYAIRQSLYFPAEVHVVAAEGHLFEYSEPDNWSLDKLPLTNVSFKQHLKEDKGSREKFKRIYDEVVAADQVIIGTDADREGERIAYSILSHIPGGKEKIWKRLWASSMTKKALQKAFQELKEPSETYNYYLEAEARAQSDWLVGMNLSPLATIDLQARGQLPRTKGSHLSVGRVQTPAVRLVCENDLEIRNFTPEKYWKLQLEDKENGVFFTTKDKTKDSEAILASSRGLSATSIISSVEVEKHQKSAPQLFTLSALQSFAASAWKFDSSKTESIVEGLYLKGFLSYPRPDSEYISHFEFDDLKENLSVYQRAINCHFQPAFLEPREDYVNDEKVSGTSHSALIPTEKVPNLSNLKTDQRLIYEAVVKQAILMFADDCYYSTKTIEVENNGFVFKTKGRTLHKLGWAEWSSRKVRGPVEVPDYQVGDKIETKVQIIEGETKPPKRLTESQLIGQIFPKYGLGTQATRGEIIKKIQSKGYVVKDKKTGQLTPTNKAYLLINYLYDNEFSDPGTTGGWEMFLSQIGEGKINPREFVDAIKDKLTLQIKEVKERGD
- a CDS encoding PBECR4 domain-containing protein, with the translated sequence MTEQESRRGKTRRERVEFARSRDILDVANELQMELVRSGRDYRWKEHDSLVISPDKNLWKWFSRNTGGGVISLVETIKEVGFNQAVDFLNDGKFKEFQMVERPQEDFKYYLEKYEKPLSAGRDYLRNQRGLSDETIDYFLEQGVLAQANAKLDYFAEGTAGVTTNTIEPVIVFKSLSSSGEVVGASLQGIQENWEKWPKHGYAKVIMKNSDPMTGIHVDIGSPKRLIFTESPIDLMSYYELHKDSLQDVRLVSMDGLKESTIGRHLSQIQAEISGQPLRWTPEQMADGLQVAIDHHFFEDGKNADLITLALDNDKAGRTFIQELEAKGAVINSDLPELRPGQDKTDWNDVLKNQQEEKPDNSRLAQARRKLERLRGEQDEAISRAYSHQAVTNGQPMNDKRGGASFMRRQEQIEGQVFSKMDEIRQQEERVERLEHQQHLKEMGLNRQGSGLEMSVQNIPRIREELEKAKRGESFFTKATLKRYQEELTRLEAISEQMGKTSIQPATQALIDKGLVNQWQKQPNTYFVKGLRRVALELTEEGEFQLSSQIKYHPKTDEERLKVDELLAKQRQENVGLTPSNQEKSISPQPEPIEKNQGEAGWLEKNWDNLTFSIENKKTVVIDSTSIDKTVEEKQTPDNQESITTTEENAGRLMSYEEVKRENEALTKSLNNRIQSGELSIEFAPDFYLYDVFAKLGNSHPTKYLSDKKMEVLSPIHSLLTSIDDQTIDLYKKKGTPEQDSLYQALKPHQRTLGVDISTRFIGELAIAAYSTNKQIESLSSDSFGVYFGERTLDNLSQSVERMLEYPLIESGTRDFAHGFVTTPNTLFHYLEEQEGEVVLNRELLDNLMSRLETHPIKIMEDSEEVEPVRPVIVLKQDELYSDYWRVYQSDGELEFYLFEDGQFGYRQYGSLSQKEDNIVFKYHSEPGKTEFLATQMGYDSLKYIVVKDWESLFDENKALLRENYVFDDLENFLKKSNYFELDYWTFNSGLKEDEEFLNEITKKAHDQNQELSNNTGGELLNRNSSFLGVETPGTAPQPVEKNSQPDFPANVHLHFTIDEDRMSNKIFRKNMRTLNLYANAMRDSAQWYLKEMSGTSIHYVYKNPEEKQFQILNVKFDKKNWMHLTGVTPVYNEWVEHLSESFVEDVAAGKGHFKDLKFAQGMSDKLKVLNLLPEVIESDSFVFNDLSSVKKFNNLDLSKAIRPEDTDLLLLFKEKEFTHVPASLMRVKGDLSKQLEDIDTGTILGVYRERDGHIEQLSINEEYVKDGGEEMLSVLKNKQYEEVSEEPEPPAPENTLNKTSLDSATFTQVLDTVYNLGVPSDISKTPDEFHQAWNQYLDYAKKYNDEFDQIVTAAGEDHLLDTNSDFYKEWQQDHIYKENYHVRLQWSEDRPDGPKLPFKETELISYQDFARELYKANQDFYPIHQEGMKQVTAGNTEDYIPPTKIKFDVYAPGGEVIKEGIRYDIGDETTPISQMLGLGYRRLNGQSELASMDEEILSQLENRVVNKEISQEANESSRLIEEGEGQTPDTRKTVAFQSSKQETKTNLLQRVEEILKEEPISDLETPEVNSSSIDYAALTPHELSEVAFQKVREYTETPERLEEYLNFMSKFPELSPRNVALIQEQWPGANAVATYNQWQSMGEVLGITSDQVFETRNTYTNKKTGRTREVVHNNLSVKTGEKSHITLFRPMMVEMIPVLDENGNQVKNGKGNPKYKRLSEATPEEKALKKEGKLKSRFFHERDSNTGLAKFATYKVFELSQTTLKPEFYPKAMPNRHYDFNMDHVRTKEVLEGLSDYANSIGVTIYQDDAKELRSAKGAFYPDEQKILLNPDNTPGEVVATTIHELAHASLHNPKLANSYKEDVSKDRRELEAEMTSYLVSKHFGLDTSEKAIRYMAIWTDNLTSLDDQQLAQSMKRIHGTVSKIVKSVEQHTKPYQLNRQVVQNQNFIQSPNKGLKV